The following proteins are encoded in a genomic region of Drosophila willistoni isolate 14030-0811.24 chromosome 3R, UCI_dwil_1.1, whole genome shotgun sequence:
- the LOC111519224 gene encoding uncharacterized protein LOC111519224: protein MPLDNNKRPAKKDDLTDSGENAEDSNNNNQDNDNDEVVENGPTTSKRARVAEPKDYKRLPALLIRRRQRNNNTNGDQIAFKSQFYPGPITFGGNAANCIPSFPQRATNPELQPLGGGQLKKTHMLPSESEASPKSEENQSSEVNLTGLSSTAKKIYNMIKDQGSDKQKLTCSTQTDDSFSFIIAATKFRQNAEHWNKIFNDLHFTRTVLTPTKRVPRTFLFDPPLPLPPARERQRRIFTFVSPIGLEEDFMNYMNDRAGITKGLDPLFSGTSTVWECETCLMTNTESRQQCVVCDAAKPVSGANPSAETPFPLPEVKLPLSLKKLSSEVLDKKSSSTDYFPSPVASYDFSEALKAKTITKKWTCCVCHAENNMTRLACIFCETLKPQSSDSSSDD from the exons ATGCCATTGGATAATAATAAAAGGCCAGCCAAGAAAGATGATTTAACCGACAGTGGTGAAAATGCAGAGGattctaataataataaccagGATAATGATAATGACGAAGTAGTGGAAAATGGCCCAACTACATCAAAACGTGCACGAGTGGCTGAACCCAAGGATTATAAACGACTCCCAGCTTTATTAATTCGTCGACGTCAACGGAATAACAATACCAATGGCGATCAAATTGCCTTCAAATCACAATTTTATCCAGGTCCCATCACTTTTGGAGGAAATGCAGCCAACTGTATTCCAAGTTTCCCACAACGAGCTACAAATCCAGAACTTCAACCTCTCGGTGGTGGTCAGCTCAAGAAAACTCACATGTTGCCATCAGAATCTGAAGCCAGCCCAAAATCGGAAGAGAACCAAAGCTCTGAAGTTAATTTAACTGGTCTGTCGAGTACGGCTAAAAAGATATATAACATGATAAAGGATCAAGGATcagataaacaaaaactaactTGCTCCACGCAGACAGATGATAGCTTTAGCTTTATAATAGCAG CCACAAAATTTAGACAAAACGCAGAACATTGGAATAAAATCTTTAATGATTTGCATTTCACTCGGACCGTCTTGACACCTACCAAAAGAGTTCCACGTACTTTTCTATTTGACCCACCATTGCCCTTGCCACCGGCAAGGGAGAGGCAGAGGCGTATATTCACATTTGTATCACCAATCGGATTGGAAGAGGATTTTATGAACTACATGAATGATCGGGCAGGTATAACCAAGGGGCTGGACCCTCTGTTCAGCGGAACGTCTACAGTATGGGAATGCGAGACATGCTTGATGACAAATACAGAGAGTCGGCAGCAATGTGTTGTCTGTGACGCAGCCAAACCAGTTTCAGGGGCTAATCCATCTGCAGAAACACCTTTTCCCTTACCAGAAGTAAAACTACCACTAAGCTTGAAGAAATTATCATCTGAAGTGTTGGATAAAAAATCGTCGTCAACCGATTACTTTCCATCCCCAGTGGCTAGCTATGATTTTAGTGAAGCTCTCAAGGCCAAGACGATTACCAAAAAATGGACTTGTTGTGTCTGCCATGCTGAAAATAATATGACCCGTCTGGCATGTATTTTTTGTGAAACTTTAAAACCGCAATCGAGCGATTCATCCAGTGATGATTAA